In Citrus sinensis cultivar Valencia sweet orange chromosome 2, DVS_A1.0, whole genome shotgun sequence, a single genomic region encodes these proteins:
- the LOC127900303 gene encoding L10-interacting MYB domain-containing protein-like produces the protein MKNKWDSFRTDWKLWKNLIGKEAGLGWNHRLRTIDASEEWWEKKIKENLQFSRFRKNGIDPELEKKINLMFMNTVATGEHVWVPSSGFPLESNDASESLCVESTADSDEYIVSDDSKGSKGKRVALKGNKVGGAVKLSRQLDRLIDCSREKEHNYKLSK, from the coding sequence atgaaaaataaatgggattCTTTTAGAACTGATTGGAAATTGTGGAAGAATTTGATTGGTAAGGAAGCTGGTTTAGGGTGGAATCATAGGTTGAGGACAATTGATGCAAGTGAGGAATggtgggaaaagaaaataaaggaaaatctGCAATTCAGTAGATTTCGGAAAAATGGTATTGATCCAGAgttggagaaaaaaataaatttaatgttcaTGAACACTGTGGCTACTGGTGAGCATGTTTGGGTTCCCTCATCTGGTTTTCCTTTAGAGAGTAATGACGCATCTGAATCTCTTTGTGTTGAGAGTACTGCTGACTCTGATGAGTATATTGTGTCTGATGATAGTAAGGGAAGCAAAGGTAAAAGAGTGGCCTTAAAAGGGAACAAAGTAGGAGGTGCTGTAAAACTGTCAAGGCAGCTTGATCGTCTCATTGATTGCAGTAGAGAAAAGGAACACAACTACAAACTCTCAAAATGA